A window from Mus caroli chromosome 2, CAROLI_EIJ_v1.1, whole genome shotgun sequence encodes these proteins:
- the Lcmt2 gene encoding tRNA wybutosine-synthesizing protein 4 gives MGPRSRQRRAGTVQSTNDSSSLSKRSLAAHGYVRDPFAALLVPGPVRRTPLIHRGYYVRARAVRHCVRAFLELTSALPSRTRAQILSLGSGSDSLYFRLKAAGLLARAAVWEVDFPDVSRLKAERIEETPELRAQTGPFKIGDLASSLCFESADYRILGADLRELQRLGEALDGAGLDATSPTLLLAEAVLTYLEPSSATALIAWAAQRFPDALFVIYEQMQPGDAFGQIMLQHFRRLHSPLHGLELFPDVEAQRQRFLQAGWTACSALDLNEFYRRLLPAEERQRVETLEPFDEYEEWHLKCSHYFILVASRGDILSETPVFEPSEASFQIDPASPSGFLSARVVTSDHQHSSLKRYGHTSALLSPSVIFSAGGFGEQEGRHCRVSRFHVLSRSCDSEWEGCQISTSGTEGQWDGRLFHTMTRLSDTRVLVLGGRLSPVSPASGALQLDLYKSKDNCSEGQNVTVTKAALEEGSVLSRWRHSTTKVYYQNQRYLFVYGGRSVAEPVLSDYRFLHVETMAWVRIPVQGASPEGRHSHSACSWQGGALIAGGLGASEEPLSSVLFLKPMSSGFLWESIDIQPSITPRYSHTAHVFNGKLLLVGGVWIHSSSFPGVTVICLTTGLSSEYQIDTASVPWPLLLHNHSSALLPEEQQLLLIGGGGNCFSFGTYFNPHTVALDLSSLCSGQ, from the coding sequence ATGGGCCCGCGAAGCCGCCAGCGCCGGGCGGGAACGGTACAGAGCACCAACGACAGCAGCTCCCTCAGCAAACGATCGCTTGCCGCACACGGATACGTGCGCGATCCCTTCGCGGCGCTGCTGGTCCCGGGACCCGTGCGGCGCACGCCGCTTATCCACCGCGGCTAttacgtgcgcgcgcgcgctgtGCGTCACTGCGTGCGCGCCTTCCTCGAACTCACTAGCGCGCTCCCGTCCCGGACCAGAGCCCAGATCCTGTCCTTGGGCTCAGGCTCCGACTCGCTATATTTTCGTCTGAAAGCGGCGGGCCTCCTGGCCCGAGCTGCCGTCTGGGAGGTGGACTTCCCGGACGTGTCTCGGCTCAAGGCGGAGAGGATCGAGGAGACCCCGGAGCTGCGCGCGCAGACCGGTCCTTTCAAGATCGGGGACTTGGCGTCATCTCTGTGCTTCGAGAGCGCGGACTACCGCATCCTGGGCGCGGACCTGCGGGAGCTCCAGCGATTAGGAGAGGCCCTGGATGGCGCCGGCCTGGACGCCACTTCTCCCACGCTGCTCCTGGCTGAGGCGGTGCTGACCTACCTGGAGCCCTCCAGTGCCACAGCCCTCATTGCCTGGGCCGCCCAGCGTTTCCCCGACGCCCTTTTCGTGATCTATGAGCAGATGCAGCCGGGGGATGCCTTTGGGCAGATCATGCTGCAGCACTTTCGGCGGTTGCACTCACCCTTGCATGGCCTGGAGCTGTTTCCCGACGTGGAGGCCCAGCGCCAGCGCTTCCTTCAAGCTGGCTGGACTGCCTGCAGCGCCCTGGACCTGAACGAGTTCTATCGTCGCCTTCTCCCAGCAGAAGAGCGCCAGCGGGTTGAGACGCTTGaaccctttgatgaatatgaggAGTGGCATCTGAAGTGTTCCCACTATTTCATCCTGGTAGCATCTAGGGGAGACATTCTGTCAGAAACTCCAGTGTTTGAGCCCTCAGAGGCTTCTTTTCAGATAGATCCTGCTTCGCCTTCAGGGTTTCTTTCTGCCAGAGTAGTCACTAGTGACCACCAGCACTCAAGCCTGAAGCGATATGGCCACACCTCTGCCCTCTTGAGCCCTAGCGTTATTTTCAGTGCAGGAGGCTTTGGAGAACAAGAGGGACGACACTGCCGAGTGAGCAGGTTTCACGTGCTCTCTAGATCCTGTGACTCGGAATGGGAAGGCTGCCAAATAAGTACCTCGGGGACTGAAGGCCAGTGGGATGGACGCCTTTTTCACACCATGACAAGGCTTTCTGATACTCGGGTTCTGGTTCTTGGAGGGAGACTCTCCCCAGTAAGTCCAGCCTCTGGGGCTCTCCAACTTGATTTATACAAAAGTAAGGATAATTGCTCTGAGGGCCAAAATGTAACAGTAACGAAGGCTGCCTTGGAAGAAGGTTCAGTGTTGTCACGTTGGCGGCATTCAACAACGAAAGTATACTATCAGAATCAAAGATACTTATTTGTGTATGGTGGCCGAAGTGTGGCCGAACCTGTACTAAGTGACTATCGTTTTCTACATGTAGAGACAATGGCTTGGGTCAGAATCCCAGTACAAGGTGCATCACCCGAAGGTCGGCATTCCCATAGCGCCTGCAGTTGGCAAGGGGGAGCACTTATTGCTGGAGGTCTTGGGGCTTCTGAGGAACCGTTGAGCTCTGTACTCTTTCTCAAACCAATGTCCTCTGGATTCCTCTGGGAATCGATAGATATCCAGCCCTCCATTACCCCAAGGTACTCTCACACGGCTCATGTATTTAATGGAAAGCTGCTTCTGGTTGGAGGGGTCTGGATTCACTCCTCCTCATTTCCTGGAGTGACCGTTATCTGTTTGACTACAGGATTGAGCTCTGAATATCAGATTGACACAGCGTCTGTGCCATGGCCATTATTGTTGCACAACCACAGCAGCGCTCTCCTTCCTGAAGAGCAGCAGCTCCTGCTTATTGGAGGTGGAGGGAACTGCTTTTCCTTTGGTACTTATTTTAACCCCCACACAGTGGCATTAGACCTTTCTTCCTTATGTTCAGGGCAATAA